One window of Ferrimicrobium sp. genomic DNA carries:
- a CDS encoding sirohydrochlorin chelatase encodes MTTRGLMLMGHGTKSAKGQAQFHELVALAAQRFDGPVTGGFIELAQPTMFEAVDEIAAKGIDELIIAPVVLLPAGHLKDDAAELTHYARRQWPQLSVHLASDLGTTAELIIRLNQCIDGVDEAAEAILVVGRGASDPSANAELHAITRLLSESRGYPTTHTAFVSLAPPDVTTGLETLARLGAQSVVVAPYFLFHGVLLDRIASQALAWATAHHKTVAISEELGPHPLVIDALWLRVQEAIGGDVRTNCDTCLYRSPFSIKSATALP; translated from the coding sequence TTGACCACTAGAGGACTGATGCTGATGGGACATGGCACCAAATCAGCGAAGGGGCAAGCACAGTTCCACGAACTTGTCGCGCTGGCTGCGCAGCGCTTTGACGGGCCGGTGACCGGGGGATTCATCGAGCTCGCCCAGCCCACGATGTTCGAAGCCGTCGACGAGATCGCCGCTAAGGGGATCGATGAGCTCATCATCGCACCCGTTGTGCTCCTGCCAGCGGGGCACTTAAAAGACGATGCCGCCGAACTCACCCACTACGCCCGCCGCCAGTGGCCCCAACTCAGTGTCCACTTGGCCTCAGATCTTGGCACAACAGCCGAGCTGATCATCCGTCTCAATCAATGTATCGATGGGGTTGATGAGGCTGCAGAGGCCATTCTTGTCGTTGGGCGTGGCGCTAGCGACCCCAGCGCCAACGCCGAACTCCACGCCATCACTCGACTCTTGAGCGAGAGCCGAGGATACCCAACGACACACACCGCCTTTGTCTCTTTGGCTCCGCCTGATGTCACCACAGGACTCGAGACCTTGGCCCGACTCGGCGCCCAGTCCGTCGTCGTTGCGCCCTATTTTCTTTTTCATGGCGTTCTCCTGGACCGCATCGCGAGCCAGGCGCTGGCCTGGGCAACGGCCCACCACAAGACGGTTGCCATCAGCGAAGAACTTGGTCCCCATCCGCTCGTCATCGATGCGCTCTGGCTACGCGTCCAAGAGGCGATCGGAGGAGATGTTCGCACCAACTGTGATACCTGTCTCTATCGATCACCGTTCTCCATCAAGAGCGCAACAGCGCTACCCTAG
- a CDS encoding M20 family metallopeptidase, with amino-acid sequence MATTIDVKGLLAEAKAMDPKVIEVRRTIHAHPELGLDLPITQSLILNELAGMGISATPGRTISSVVGRIDGALEGPTTLLRADMDALALVEETGLPFASTIPGLMHACGHDAHVAMLLGAAQLLMDHRDTLHGSVILAFQPGEEGAGGARRMIEEGLVDPAPDRSYAQHVITNLPSGLIATRGGPMMASADEFLITITGRGGHASAPHEALDPIPVAAELVVALQVALTRRVNVFDPAVLTVGQIDAGTTFNIIPELATIRGTFRTLSEETRRVVEALVARVAHGIADAHGVDVTVSFPMESYPVTINDVAGAERALGLARSLVGTSDVLAMEAPVMGAEDFSYLLQVSPGAMIFLGVAPPGSVQPAPNHSNRMLVDEAALHRGVALHALLALAE; translated from the coding sequence ATGGCGACAACAATTGATGTAAAGGGACTCTTGGCGGAGGCGAAGGCGATGGATCCCAAGGTCATCGAGGTACGTCGCACGATCCACGCACATCCCGAACTTGGACTCGATCTTCCGATCACACAGTCGCTCATCCTCAACGAGCTAGCGGGAATGGGGATTTCGGCTACCCCGGGCAGAACCATCTCTTCCGTGGTGGGGCGCATCGATGGTGCGCTGGAGGGTCCTACTACCCTTTTGAGGGCGGATATGGATGCACTGGCTCTCGTTGAGGAGACTGGCCTTCCTTTTGCCTCGACGATCCCAGGGTTGATGCATGCCTGTGGTCATGATGCGCATGTGGCGATGCTCCTTGGCGCGGCGCAGCTGTTAATGGATCATCGCGACACATTACATGGTTCTGTCATCTTGGCTTTTCAACCTGGAGAGGAGGGTGCTGGGGGTGCGCGGCGGATGATCGAGGAGGGACTGGTTGATCCTGCTCCCGATCGAAGCTATGCCCAACACGTGATCACGAACCTTCCGAGTGGGCTCATCGCTACCCGGGGCGGGCCGATGATGGCCTCTGCCGATGAATTCCTCATCACGATCACTGGCCGAGGGGGACATGCCTCTGCTCCCCACGAGGCGCTCGATCCGATACCGGTCGCTGCCGAGCTGGTTGTGGCACTCCAGGTGGCGCTCACGAGGCGGGTCAACGTTTTTGATCCAGCTGTGTTGACGGTTGGGCAGATCGATGCGGGGACCACCTTCAATATTATCCCAGAGTTGGCAACCATTCGGGGCACCTTTCGGACACTCTCGGAGGAGACACGTCGTGTGGTCGAAGCTCTGGTGGCCCGAGTAGCCCACGGGATCGCAGATGCCCATGGGGTTGACGTCACGGTTAGCTTCCCGATGGAGAGCTACCCGGTGACCATCAACGACGTCGCCGGGGCAGAGCGTGCTCTTGGGCTCGCGCGATCGTTGGTGGGAACTTCGGATGTCCTTGCGATGGAGGCCCCGGTGATGGGGGCCGAGGACTTCTCTTACCTTCTGCAAGTCTCGCCAGGAGCGATGATCTTCCTTGGTGTTGCTCCCCCCGGAAGCGTACAGCCCGCACCGAACCACTCGAACAGGATGCTCGTGGACGAGGCTGCTCTCCATCGAGGAGTGGCACTGCACGCACTGTTGGCGCTCGCCGAGTGA
- a CDS encoding Dabb family protein → MIRNVVMMKMKPGYDTSLLDTLVARLYTLNCPGTLSYTAALDAGLRPGNWTLAVVADFIDVDSYRGYDEDPKHNQIRAELAPMIDEVARVQFVL, encoded by the coding sequence ATGATCCGCAATGTCGTCATGATGAAGATGAAACCCGGCTACGACACCTCTCTGCTCGACACTCTTGTCGCACGCTTGTATACGTTGAACTGCCCCGGCACGCTCTCCTACACCGCCGCTCTCGATGCCGGTCTACGACCCGGCAACTGGACGCTGGCGGTCGTGGCCGATTTTATCGATGTTGACAGCTATCGAGGCTACGACGAAGATCCCAAGCACAATCAGATCCGTGCGGAATTAGCACCGATGATTGACGAGGTTGCCCGCGTGCAGTTCGTGTTATGA
- a CDS encoding MFS transporter — translation MSRRSTNLAIAVVAGAQLMITLDLTIVNVALPSIHTALHFSPSSLAWVVNAYTLVFGGLLLLGGRSGDIFGRRKMFTIGTLLFAGASLFGGLATTSSWLLTGRALQGIGAAIASPTALALISTNFVEPKERGRAFAIYSAVSVAGVALGLLLGGVLTQYVSWRWVFFVNTPIAILLAFAAPRVLQESTKVRTRIDVGGAIIGTAGLASLVYGIINASSHTWTTASTLVPGLVGIALLVIFVLFELRVTAPIINFAILKSRDRAGAIGMILFVMAGMYSIFFFLTQYMQEVMGYSPTKTGLAFLPMTLGIVFFAQVAARSLHRVGPKVFMMLGGLAITIAMFLLSFIGPHSSYLQILLPLLIMSAGSGLSFVSIFPTATHGVNPNEAGMASALVNVGQQVGGTIGLAVLVTIAVSAARRRASSLHSAIIHHQISPAVVGLIAETHGWAMSFRLASVFGFVAFLIATTVVTRFKNPADEATGGEALIL, via the coding sequence ATGTCACGTCGGAGCACCAACCTTGCCATCGCGGTGGTCGCGGGCGCTCAGTTGATGATCACACTCGATCTTACGATCGTCAACGTCGCGCTTCCCTCAATCCACACTGCACTGCATTTTTCACCCTCATCACTGGCCTGGGTCGTCAACGCTTACACCCTGGTCTTTGGTGGGCTCCTCCTCCTTGGAGGTCGTTCGGGTGACATCTTTGGCCGCCGCAAGATGTTTACGATTGGAACGCTACTCTTCGCTGGTGCATCCCTTTTTGGAGGACTCGCCACGACCTCGAGTTGGCTGCTGACCGGCCGTGCGCTCCAGGGAATCGGAGCCGCAATCGCCTCACCCACCGCCCTAGCCCTGATATCGACAAACTTCGTTGAGCCTAAGGAGCGAGGACGTGCATTCGCGATCTATTCAGCCGTCTCCGTAGCAGGTGTCGCACTTGGTCTGTTGCTCGGTGGAGTGCTCACCCAATACGTCTCATGGAGATGGGTATTCTTTGTCAACACCCCCATCGCCATCCTGCTCGCTTTTGCCGCCCCTCGTGTGCTCCAAGAGAGCACGAAGGTGCGAACGCGCATCGATGTTGGGGGCGCGATCATCGGTACCGCGGGGCTTGCCAGTCTGGTCTATGGCATTATCAACGCATCCTCACACACCTGGACAACCGCTTCGACCCTGGTACCTGGGCTCGTCGGTATCGCGTTGCTGGTGATCTTTGTCCTCTTCGAGCTCCGTGTCACCGCGCCGATCATCAACTTCGCCATCCTGAAGAGTCGCGATCGTGCCGGCGCCATCGGCATGATCCTCTTTGTGATGGCCGGCATGTACAGCATCTTTTTCTTCTTGACCCAGTACATGCAGGAGGTAATGGGGTATTCACCGACGAAGACCGGCCTAGCCTTTCTTCCGATGACCCTTGGCATCGTGTTCTTTGCCCAAGTAGCCGCTCGATCGCTCCACCGTGTCGGTCCCAAGGTGTTCATGATGCTTGGTGGTCTCGCTATCACGATTGCGATGTTTCTCCTCTCGTTCATCGGACCGCACAGTAGCTACCTCCAGATCTTGCTACCCCTCTTGATTATGTCAGCTGGCTCGGGCCTCTCCTTCGTCTCGATCTTTCCCACCGCGACCCATGGTGTCAATCCGAACGAGGCTGGCATGGCATCAGCACTTGTGAACGTTGGTCAGCAGGTCGGTGGCACCATCGGACTCGCCGTGCTGGTCACCATCGCCGTCTCGGCTGCCAGACGCCGCGCAAGTTCTCTCCACAGCGCCATCATCCACCATCAAATCAGCCCAGCTGTGGTGGGGTTGATCGCCGAGACGCACGGCTGGGCGATGAGTTTTCGTCTCGCCTCCGTCTTTGGGTTCGTCGCCTTCTTGATCGCGACGACTGTCGTAACTCGCTTTAAAAATCCGGCTGATGAGGCGACAGGTGGAGAGGCGTTAATCCTTTAA
- a CDS encoding long-chain fatty acid--CoA ligase, giving the protein MMDVDLNSWMLFRNAEQSYQDVQIVTQRDQQSQHRYTYADFTHRVRQLITALDSLALSEHARVATMAWNSFEHLECYFAIPCSGRVLHTVNARLSFEDLVFILNDADDEALIVPADLAETAERLRVRCPGLRHIVVFGDDTSAIPSSMLSYEALLSDATPFLGERSIPETAPLGICYTSGTTGRPKGVLATHRSTYLHTLTVCSGNGPGLATSECVLPIVPMFHVYAWGLPFGAVAAGSKIVFPTPSFDPKMVIRLINEEEVTKAAGVPTIWIAVLDELHRSSERLDGLKELLCGGSQPPYAMIKSYLEEYDVRLLQAWGMTETSPIATTTRLPHALLHAPIETQVDYVAKAGVPVTGIATTLLGDDHQPVPHDGKSMGDIYVRGPWVLDSYMGGHGAESFEVEGWFRTGDVGVLHPSGVIELVDRTKDLIKSGGEWISSVALEGALMGHPKILEAAVIAVPDAKWQERPLATVVPKPHETITLEEIQTYLLGLGFPKWQLPDRIEIIEEVPRTSVGKFDKKVLRARFGQAT; this is encoded by the coding sequence ATGATGGATGTTGATCTGAACAGTTGGATGCTTTTTCGTAACGCTGAACAGTCCTACCAAGATGTCCAGATCGTCACCCAACGGGATCAGCAATCCCAGCATCGCTACACCTACGCGGACTTCACCCATCGTGTTCGTCAGCTGATCACGGCGCTCGATAGCCTTGCGCTCTCCGAGCACGCGCGCGTCGCTACCATGGCCTGGAATAGCTTCGAACATCTCGAATGCTACTTCGCCATCCCCTGTTCAGGTCGCGTCCTTCACACCGTGAATGCGCGACTGAGTTTCGAAGATCTCGTCTTCATTCTCAACGATGCCGATGATGAGGCCCTCATCGTCCCAGCTGACCTCGCAGAGACCGCCGAGCGACTCAGGGTGCGCTGCCCTGGACTTCGCCACATCGTCGTCTTTGGCGACGATACCAGCGCCATCCCCTCGTCCATGCTCTCCTATGAAGCGCTCCTCAGTGACGCCACCCCCTTTCTAGGCGAACGGAGTATCCCAGAGACTGCGCCACTTGGGATCTGTTACACCTCGGGGACCACCGGTCGCCCCAAGGGAGTACTCGCCACCCACCGTTCCACCTATCTGCACACACTGACCGTCTGCTCGGGCAACGGACCGGGCCTTGCGACGAGTGAATGTGTGCTGCCGATTGTGCCGATGTTTCACGTCTATGCCTGGGGACTCCCATTTGGGGCGGTCGCTGCTGGGTCGAAGATCGTCTTTCCAACTCCCTCATTTGACCCGAAGATGGTCATCAGGCTCATCAACGAGGAGGAGGTCACCAAGGCAGCAGGCGTGCCGACCATCTGGATTGCCGTACTCGATGAGTTGCATCGAAGTTCCGAGAGGCTTGACGGGTTGAAGGAACTGCTCTGTGGCGGTTCTCAGCCGCCGTATGCCATGATCAAGTCCTACCTCGAGGAGTACGATGTGCGACTACTCCAGGCGTGGGGCATGACGGAGACCTCACCGATTGCAACGACGACTCGGCTACCACACGCCTTGCTCCACGCACCCATCGAAACCCAGGTTGACTATGTCGCCAAAGCGGGCGTGCCGGTGACCGGCATAGCAACCACACTGCTCGGAGATGACCACCAACCGGTGCCACACGATGGCAAGAGCATGGGAGATATCTACGTTCGTGGACCGTGGGTACTGGACTCCTACATGGGTGGACATGGTGCTGAATCCTTCGAAGTCGAAGGTTGGTTCCGCACTGGGGATGTCGGAGTTCTCCACCCGTCCGGCGTCATCGAGCTGGTCGATCGCACGAAGGATCTCATCAAATCCGGTGGAGAGTGGATATCCTCGGTGGCGCTGGAGGGAGCGTTGATGGGACACCCCAAGATCCTCGAGGCAGCCGTTATCGCTGTCCCCGATGCAAAGTGGCAAGAACGGCCCCTTGCGACGGTGGTGCCAAAACCACACGAAACGATCACGCTCGAGGAGATCCAGACGTACTTACTCGGCCTTGGATTCCCGAAGTGGCAGCTGCCCGATCGCATTGAGATCATCGAAGAAGTCCCCCGAACCTCCGTAGGTAAGTTTGACAAGAAAGTACTCCGGGCGCGCTTTGGCCAAGCAACCTAA
- a CDS encoding LLM class flavin-dependent oxidoreductase — translation MQFGIFLPPFHEFADPRVVVELATSAERAGWDGIFLWDHMLSEPGFRVADAWITMAAIASATERLRMGAMVTPLARRRPWVLARQIATLDHLSSGRLIVGVGLGDDGWHEFSAFGERIDPRGRANQLDEALELLGLFASGEPVDFVGDEYQVHSPPFLPRPLQRPVPIWVAGRWPNQPPLLRAKRYQGFFPIFAGPEPPTIPAQSDLDAITRQLPQTGTGYDLVIRYAMSLAADPVHDATLLAQVGVTWILESFGAFGPEPEIIREVVAAGPAGKRV, via the coding sequence GTGCAATTCGGAATCTTTCTACCACCATTCCACGAGTTTGCCGACCCTCGCGTGGTCGTCGAGCTGGCTACCAGCGCAGAGCGAGCTGGTTGGGATGGTATCTTCCTCTGGGATCACATGCTCAGCGAACCAGGCTTTAGGGTAGCGGACGCATGGATCACGATGGCAGCGATCGCCAGCGCAACGGAACGGCTGCGCATGGGAGCCATGGTCACACCATTGGCACGCCGACGGCCATGGGTGCTTGCTCGTCAGATAGCAACACTCGACCACCTTTCATCAGGTCGACTCATTGTCGGCGTAGGGCTCGGGGATGATGGGTGGCACGAGTTCAGCGCATTTGGGGAGCGCATCGATCCGCGCGGGCGTGCGAACCAGCTCGACGAAGCACTGGAACTCCTCGGGCTCTTCGCCTCCGGAGAACCGGTGGACTTTGTTGGAGACGAGTATCAGGTGCACTCACCTCCTTTTTTGCCACGCCCACTCCAGCGCCCGGTTCCCATCTGGGTCGCGGGTCGCTGGCCGAATCAACCTCCGCTGCTGAGAGCGAAACGGTACCAAGGCTTCTTCCCAATCTTTGCCGGGCCAGAACCTCCAACCATCCCCGCCCAGAGCGATCTCGACGCCATCACTCGCCAACTTCCTCAAACGGGTACGGGGTATGATCTTGTCATCCGCTATGCGATGTCCCTCGCCGCTGATCCCGTCCACGACGCGACACTCCTCGCTCAGGTCGGAGTGACCTGGATCCTCGAGAGCTTCGGTGCCTTCGGCCCTGAGCCCGAGATTATTCGAGAGGTCGTCGCCGCTGGCCCTGCTGGCAAGAGGGTTTAG
- a CDS encoding helix-turn-helix transcriptional regulator, with protein MVELESATMYPANSTETSPTTNGVACAIPEPAMDEVDPLDDGELAHITKALGNPTRIRIFRLLTERQTCVTGELVAELPLAQSTISEHLRILREANLIQGEIEGPRTSYCINQRVLTAFKRAIQTL; from the coding sequence ATGGTTGAACTAGAATCAGCGACTATGTACCCAGCAAACTCAACCGAGACCTCCCCCACCACCAACGGCGTTGCGTGCGCCATCCCCGAACCAGCGATGGATGAGGTCGACCCACTCGACGACGGTGAGCTGGCACACATCACCAAAGCCCTGGGGAATCCAACCAGAATTAGAATCTTTCGTCTCCTGACGGAACGCCAGACCTGTGTGACCGGAGAACTCGTCGCTGAGCTACCCCTCGCGCAGTCAACCATCTCTGAACACCTGCGCATCCTGCGTGAGGCCAACCTTATCCAAGGAGAGATTGAGGGGCCAAGAACCTCGTACTGTATTAATCAGCGAGTCCTCACAGCGTTTAAGCGCGCCATTCAGACGCTCTAG
- a CDS encoding arsenic transporter, which yields MVTLHGEILTLLAVLLFLVTLVLVIWQPRGLSIGVSALGGAIVALAIGVDQLANVVTVWGIVWNATITFVAVIIISLILDRIGFFEWAALHVLGFARGSALRAFVYLLILGAIVASVFANDGAALILTPIVYQQTRVLGFDRRRALPFVMAAGFIADTTSLPLVVSNLVNIVTANIFHIGFLTYASRMAPIDVVSFLASLGVLLIYYRRSLPRSYDPTSLETPKSALRDIQLFRLGWVVLVALLAGYLLSEPFHFPVSVPASVAALIFLLAASRSSALSSRMVLREAPWRIVVFSVGMYLVVYGLFNAGLTVYLSHGLADASHHGVLATALVGGFGSGILSAIMNNMPTTLIGALSIKGAHLAGISHNIAVYALVVGADIGPKFTPIGSLATLLWLHVLDTKGIKITWGQYFRQGIILAAPVLAITLIALAGWVTLLH from the coding sequence TTGGTGACGTTGCACGGCGAGATTTTGACGTTGTTAGCCGTCCTCCTCTTTCTCGTGACCCTGGTGCTGGTCATTTGGCAGCCGCGTGGACTATCGATCGGGGTCTCAGCACTCGGCGGTGCCATCGTTGCGCTCGCTATTGGGGTTGATCAGCTCGCCAATGTGGTGACGGTCTGGGGGATCGTCTGGAACGCCACGATCACTTTTGTGGCGGTGATTATCATCTCGCTGATCCTCGACCGTATTGGGTTTTTTGAGTGGGCTGCCCTCCACGTGCTCGGTTTTGCGCGAGGCAGCGCTCTCCGAGCTTTTGTCTACTTGCTGATTCTTGGCGCTATTGTTGCCTCTGTCTTTGCCAACGATGGAGCGGCGCTCATCCTTACCCCGATCGTCTATCAGCAGACTCGTGTCCTTGGTTTCGATCGCCGTCGGGCACTCCCCTTCGTGATGGCGGCGGGCTTTATCGCGGATACCACCAGTCTTCCTCTGGTGGTATCGAACCTTGTCAACATCGTCACTGCGAATATTTTTCACATCGGCTTTCTCACCTACGCGTCGAGAATGGCACCGATTGATGTCGTCTCATTTTTGGCGAGTCTGGGTGTACTACTCATCTATTATCGTCGATCGCTTCCACGTAGCTACGATCCAACGTCACTAGAGACTCCAAAATCAGCTCTTCGCGATATCCAGTTGTTTCGACTGGGTTGGGTGGTGCTCGTTGCGCTGTTGGCGGGCTACCTACTCTCCGAGCCGTTTCACTTTCCAGTGTCGGTGCCAGCCTCTGTTGCTGCACTCATCTTCTTGCTGGCGGCAAGCCGATCAAGTGCACTGTCGAGCCGAATGGTCCTTCGCGAAGCACCGTGGAGGATCGTCGTGTTTTCGGTGGGCATGTACCTGGTGGTGTATGGTCTCTTTAATGCGGGCCTCACCGTGTACTTGTCGCATGGACTGGCCGACGCGAGCCATCATGGCGTACTGGCGACGGCGCTGGTTGGCGGGTTTGGCTCTGGCATCCTCTCGGCCATCATGAACAACATGCCGACGACACTGATCGGGGCATTGAGTATCAAAGGCGCCCACTTGGCTGGCATCTCGCACAATATTGCCGTCTATGCACTCGTCGTTGGGGCTGATATTGGACCTAAATTCACCCCCATCGGCTCGCTGGCGACACTGCTTTGGCTTCATGTGCTCGACACCAAAGGTATCAAGATTACGTGGGGACAGTATTTCCGTCAAGGAATCATACTTGCTGCGCCAGTCCTCGCGATCACCTTGATCGCTTTGGCTGGCTGGGTGACACTGTTGCATTGA
- a CDS encoding acyl-ACP thioesterase domain-containing protein, giving the protein MDFIPEPQQGRVFVNEHCNLLSDCDPTGRLRLDGIARILHDVATLDNEGSPVPDKGLWILRNLSVELRVWPGYLDSIVSRTWCSGIGRAWAERRTDLYRHDQLVAQAKALWVNVAPDTGFPRSLPEGFLSVFGPSAMGRTIKPRFMLSLPEDEPASTGSIPLRYSDLDIVGHVNNAVHLALAEELLAPSQRGADSQLNQYHSFTIEFHHGLELPEPANWSLWTSGGSMTLRLAQSEGVASVVELQREEASITEQRIGS; this is encoded by the coding sequence GTGGACTTCATTCCAGAACCTCAACAAGGTCGCGTCTTTGTCAACGAGCACTGCAACCTGCTGTCGGACTGCGACCCAACGGGTCGTCTCCGCCTTGATGGCATCGCTCGCATTCTCCATGACGTCGCCACGCTGGACAATGAGGGTTCACCGGTACCAGACAAGGGCCTCTGGATCCTGCGCAACCTATCCGTTGAACTCCGCGTCTGGCCCGGCTATCTAGACTCGATCGTCTCGCGCACCTGGTGCTCAGGGATTGGACGAGCATGGGCCGAGCGCCGCACTGACCTCTATCGCCATGATCAGCTCGTCGCACAGGCCAAAGCGCTCTGGGTCAATGTAGCACCTGATACCGGCTTTCCCCGATCACTTCCCGAAGGTTTTTTATCCGTCTTCGGTCCCTCGGCAATGGGAAGGACCATCAAACCGCGTTTTATGCTCTCCCTTCCCGAGGACGAACCTGCCAGCACCGGCAGTATCCCTCTCCGTTATAGCGATCTCGATATCGTCGGTCATGTGAACAATGCCGTCCATCTTGCACTCGCTGAGGAGTTGCTCGCACCCTCGCAACGAGGAGCAGACTCTCAGCTCAACCAGTATCATTCTTTCACCATCGAGTTTCATCATGGCCTCGAACTCCCTGAGCCCGCCAATTGGAGTCTGTGGACCAGTGGCGGATCCATGACTCTCCGCCTCGCACAGAGCGAAGGTGTCGCCTCTGTCGTCGAGTTACAACGGGAAGAGGCTTCGATCACCGAACAACGGATCGGATCGTGA
- a CDS encoding FAD-dependent oxidoreductase, translated as MRLVIVGGSDAGIAAALRARELEPSCKVTVVLDDAYPNFSVCGIPYYLSGEVQDWSNLAHRSYRELLDQGIDLRTDTHALEINPAQHELHCRLQDGRLVALNWDRLIIATGAQAIKPPIEGLVEALEGERVFLVHTMTDARAIMEVLDKGQVRRALVIGAGYIGLELAEALTTRGITVNQYEAKDHVLPAVSPDLARQLEMVLTSHGVRLATNTVVTAITADQDHVTLWTSSPSSGAAQVRGDIAIVVAGVRPAVALARTAGAKIGPGGAVWVNRRMETGIDDVYAAGDCVITHHQLLGEAYLPLGTTAHKQGRVAGAAAIGHEAEEFQGVVGTQVVKVFDQVIARTGLTDDEAVSAGFTPLSITTQTDDHKRYYPGAETLTIRLSADTSTHRLLGVAMLGPISSGAHKRIDTAAVVLAQSARVEDLMHLDLAYTPPLGTPWDALQVTAAQWLQKAATGSSYGGEDG; from the coding sequence ATGCGACTCGTGATCGTTGGAGGTAGTGACGCTGGCATCGCTGCGGCGCTACGTGCCCGTGAGTTAGAGCCGAGCTGCAAGGTGACGGTAGTGCTCGACGATGCGTACCCGAACTTCTCCGTCTGCGGCATCCCGTATTATCTATCGGGCGAGGTGCAGGACTGGTCAAACCTCGCTCATCGTTCCTACCGTGAACTCCTGGATCAAGGGATCGACTTACGAACCGACACCCACGCTCTCGAGATTAATCCTGCCCAACACGAACTGCACTGTCGACTGCAGGATGGACGTTTGGTAGCACTCAACTGGGATCGCTTGATCATCGCCACCGGTGCACAGGCGATCAAGCCACCGATCGAGGGACTGGTCGAAGCACTTGAGGGAGAACGTGTCTTCCTCGTTCACACGATGACCGATGCCCGAGCGATCATGGAGGTTCTCGACAAAGGTCAGGTGCGTCGAGCGCTGGTCATCGGTGCCGGGTACATCGGCCTTGAATTAGCCGAGGCACTCACCACTCGTGGCATCACGGTCAATCAATATGAGGCCAAAGATCATGTACTGCCCGCCGTGAGCCCGGATCTTGCTCGTCAGCTTGAGATGGTGCTGACCAGCCACGGCGTCCGACTCGCGACCAACACGGTAGTGACCGCCATCACGGCGGATCAGGATCACGTCACACTGTGGACCTCGTCTCCATCATCAGGTGCCGCTCAGGTGCGTGGCGACATCGCAATCGTCGTAGCGGGGGTGCGACCAGCCGTTGCACTCGCACGCACGGCTGGAGCCAAAATCGGTCCTGGTGGTGCCGTTTGGGTCAACCGACGCATGGAGACCGGTATCGACGACGTCTACGCTGCTGGCGATTGCGTGATCACCCACCATCAGTTGCTCGGTGAAGCCTACCTTCCACTTGGAACCACCGCCCACAAACAAGGTAGGGTCGCAGGTGCGGCCGCAATAGGGCACGAAGCTGAGGAGTTTCAAGGGGTAGTCGGGACCCAAGTCGTGAAGGTCTTCGACCAGGTGATCGCTCGGACCGGCCTGACCGACGACGAGGCGGTTAGCGCTGGCTTCACTCCCCTGTCCATCACGACACAAACAGATGACCATAAGCGCTACTACCCCGGTGCTGAGACACTCACGATCCGTTTGAGTGCCGACACCTCCACCCACCGTCTCCTCGGAGTCGCCATGCTCGGCCCAATCTCTTCCGGTGCCCACAAACGCATCGACACTGCAGCCGTCGTGCTCGCCCAATCAGCACGCGTTGAAGACCTCATGCATCTCGATCTCGCCTACACACCACCGCTTGGCACGCCATGGGATGCCCTCCAAGTCACCGCCGCTCAGTGGCTACAAAAGGCAGCAACAGGGAGCAGCTACGGTGGCGAAGATGGTTGA
- a CDS encoding DUF3054 domain-containing protein: MEQTGRSSPQRSLHGGQYILFDLIAVVVFVAIGRDVHGHADDLAGLIKTSWPFAAGVVVGWLGTRQWQNPLTRTAILVWLATVAVGMVLRVITGQGIAVPFVFVSLGFFALTELGWRIIARVGLSWRDRAPR; encoded by the coding sequence ATGGAGCAAACCGGCCGATCTTCCCCACAACGTTCTCTTCATGGCGGACAGTACATCCTGTTCGACCTCATCGCGGTGGTGGTCTTCGTGGCAATCGGGCGAGACGTTCACGGGCACGCCGATGATCTTGCCGGTCTCATCAAAACATCATGGCCATTCGCCGCTGGTGTCGTGGTCGGTTGGCTCGGAACTCGTCAGTGGCAAAACCCGTTGACCCGAACAGCGATACTCGTGTGGTTGGCTACGGTTGCGGTCGGCATGGTCCTGCGGGTCATCACGGGCCAGGGGATCGCCGTTCCCTTCGTCTTTGTCTCTCTGGGCTTCTTTGCACTCACTGAACTCGGTTGGCGAATCATTGCAAGAGTCGGCCTCAGCTGGCGAGATCGGGCGCCCCGCTGA